In Nostoc sphaeroides, the genomic window TTCCGTCCGCCCGACGTTGAAGAAAAACTCGCTCTCGAATACCGTCTTTTTCCTGAGTCAGGGCGCGATGATGACAATAAGGATTATTGCCTCTCTTATCAAAGAAAACGTGAGCAGTCCAACTGCAACCACCTCGACAGAGTTCAGCAAATTCACAAGTCTTGCAAAAACCCCATAAATGTGATGTTCCTTTAGGAGTATCAGCTCCGAGATTAAACCGTAATTCTTCGGTTTCTTCAATAATTGTCCGTAGTGAATAATCGCGGATGTTACCGCCAGTGTATGCTGTGGTCGGTAGTGAGGGACAACCTTTGATAGCACCATCGGCTTCGATGCCTATAGCAGACAGCCCAGCACTACATCCTTGCCAAAAAGACCAAGCATCTCCTCCTCGCAGCATCCGTTCATAGGGCCCGTAATAGCCAATATTATTTCCTGGCTGTACTTGCACCCCTTCTCGCTTTGCGCGTTGAGCAACACGAGCAATCATCGGATATACATCTAGTAATTCATAAGGTTGCAGCAGAATCTCGCTATTATCTGCTGCATTCCCCATCGGTACAGTCAATTGAATTTGCCAAGCGAAGATGCCGGCGTCGCGCAGATGCTCGTAAATACGAGGAAATTCTGGTGCAGAGAGACGATTAATTTGAGTGTTGCAACCGAAGCGAATACCTGCTTCCTTGAGATTGCTCATAGTCTTAAATGCCCATTGCCAAGAGCCTTGTTTACCACGGAGGCGATCGTGAGTTGCTTCTAAGCCATCAACTGAGACAGATACCACTCTAATACCAGCTTCTTTCATCCGGCGTGCTGTGTCGAGAGTAATCCCATAACCTCCAGTAGTCATACCGCAAAGCATCCCAGAAGAAGTAATTGCTTGGGCAATCTCCAGCCAATCAGGACGGAGAAATGCTTCTCCACCAATTATGGTTACTTCAGTGATTCCCACTTCCGCCATTTGCTTGACTAAATCAAGAGCTTCTGCTGTAGAAAGTTCATTCGCCCTTGTATGACCAGCACGAGAACCGCAGTGCTGACAAGCTAGATTACATTTTAATGTAATTTCCCAAACGGCATAACTAATTCGTCGATAAGTCATTAGAATACCCTCAATTAATTTCTTGAGAAAAGGACGAATATATCCCTATCCGTCCCCATAAACCTAAACTGTTATCTAAGCAATATTGTCTGGCTGAATAACTCCATAGGCAAGCTGGTAACCAGGTGGCTTATGCGGACAATCAATAGGTTCCGAAATAACAACTCCATATAGCGGACGTATAGTAGGCTTCCCAGTAATTGATGCAGCCCCACCAAAAACGGCTTCTAGTTCTTCTTCATTTAAATCCTTGAGTTCATCGTCGCCAGCAGTTGACTCCAACAATTGAGCCGTATATTCTTCAAACTCATCTTGGGTGAAATCGTAACCAGCAGCTTTGACTTTTTGGCTACATTCTTCCTTACTTTTCACTCCTTGAATTTGAACACGAAAAGCTTCATCGTTTGCTAGCTTTGCATAAAAAGCTTGAACATTTTCTATGGACATCATTTCCTCCTAAAATTATTTAATTAGAGACCTAACTTTGCTTAACCGAAAATCGGTGTTGCCACCTCAACTGCTAGCTCAGAGGAATTGTAATTCTCTGCAATAACTGTCTC contains:
- a CDS encoding Nif11-like leader peptide family natural product precursor, translating into MMSIENVQAFYAKLANDEAFRVQIQGVKSKEECSQKVKAAGYDFTQDEFEEYTAQLLESTAGDDELKDLNEEELEAVFGGAASITGKPTIRPLYGVVISEPIDCPHKPPGYQLAYGVIQPDNIA
- a CDS encoding nif11-class peptide radical SAM maturase 3, producing the protein MTYRRISYAVWEITLKCNLACQHCGSRAGHTRANELSTAEALDLVKQMAEVGITEVTIIGGEAFLRPDWLEIAQAITSSGMLCGMTTGGYGITLDTARRMKEAGIRVVSVSVDGLEATHDRLRGKQGSWQWAFKTMSNLKEAGIRFGCNTQINRLSAPEFPRIYEHLRDAGIFAWQIQLTVPMGNAADNSEILLQPYELLDVYPMIARVAQRAKREGVQVQPGNNIGYYGPYERMLRGGDAWSFWQGCSAGLSAIGIEADGAIKGCPSLPTTAYTGGNIRDYSLRTIIEETEELRFNLGADTPKGTSHLWGFCKTCEFAELCRGGCSWTAHVFFDKRGNNPYCHHRALTQEKDGIRERVFLQRRADGNPFDNGEFGLIEELINAPWPENDPLHFTSDRIQWPEGWEEEPNLASSLVSSSN